tgaaaagaggaaaagctgacaggaaaaggcaggaaaaatggagaggaaaaggcaaaagggggaaaaagcaagaaaagctgaaaggaaaaggtaaaaatgaGATGataaactgaaaggaaaaggcaagaaataaggaaataagCTGAcgggaaaaagcaaaaaatgaggTAAAAACTGATAGGAAAAGGCAAGAACTGAGAGGAAAAGGTGGGAAAAATTGACAGAAAAAGCGACAaaaagctggaaggaaaaggtAATATTAATTGCTGACAGGAAAAGGTGGGAAAATCTgttagaaaaggaaagaaaaaatgagaggaaagaaaaggggagaggaaagaaaagctgagagaaaagGGCAGGAATCGCTGACAGGAATCGCTGAGAGGAAAAGCCGGTAAAAACTGACAGAGAAAAGGTGAGAAAATCCGTTAAAAAACGTCAGGAATCGCCGAGAGGAAAAAGTGGGGATcggtgaggggaaaaaaggaggaaaaaccgAGGAAAAAAGAGCGCCgagaggcaggaggagcccGCCCGCCATCGCTGCCCGGCGGCGCCATGGAGGAGGCTGCGCAGGGTGAGGAGGCCACAGGGGACGTggtggctctgtcccctcctgtcccctgtcccctgtctgtcccctctgtcccctcctgtcccctgccgtcccctcctgtcccctccgtcccctcctgtcccctcctgcccctcgcCACAACGCCCCAGGGCTGGCGATGGCGGCTGAAGGGCGTTCGTCCCCCTCCAGGGTCCGGCCATGGTGGCGGTGAGGAGCTTCCCACCCCGCCGGCGCAGGGTGCGTGTCCctgccgtcccccccccgcgtccccactgtcccctcccgtgtcccccgtgtccccacgggCTCCGTCCCCGTGGCTCCGTCCCCACACCGTCCCCGCGCAGGGGGACCGCGGGTGGAGGCGCTGCTGGCGCGGATCCGGGCTCTGCACCAAGGTGAGCGCCCGCGGGGACAGGCGCTGGCCCCGGGGGGTccgtccccttgtccccacgGCTGTCTGTCCCCCTGGCCCTTTGGTACCACgggtgtctgtctgtccgtccccATGGGGGGCTGTCCCCTTGGGGGGCCgtcctcctgtccccacaggTGCCCGTCCCCGTGGGTGTCCCTTGTCCCCTTCCCCTGTCCCATGGCTttctgtccccctgtccccacgggtgtccgtccctctgtccccacGGGTGTccgtccctctgtccccatAGATGTccgtccctctgtccccacagGTGGCTACCCCATGGTCCCTATGGGTTCCTGCCCTTCTGTCCCCATGGGTGtccgtccccctgcccccctgtccccctgggtgcctgtccccctgtccccttgtccccttgtCCGTCCCCCTGGGTGtccgtccccctgtccctctgtccccccctgtccccccccctgtccccacgtctGTCCCCAGCCTGCCAGGCCCGGGCGCAGGAGCTGGCGGAGGCTCAGGGCCACAGCGAGGAGCTGCGGCGGCACCTGGAGCAGCGTGAGTCCCCGGGGGGCCGAAATCCAAGGGGGGGACCCCGAAATCCATGGGGGGGATCCCAAAATCCAAGGGGGGGACCGTAAAAAGCCATTGGGGGAGACCAAAATCCATGGGGGGACCCCGAAATCCATGGGGGGACCCCGACATCAGTAGGGGGGGAGTACAAAatcaatggggggggggcaaaatcaACGAGGGGGGGACCCCAACATCCATGGGGAGATCCCAAAGCCcatggggggaccccaaaatcagaGGGGGGGACCCCAACATCGgtgggggggccccaaaatccATGGAAGTGAACCCAAGATCCATGGGGGGGACCCCAAGATCCAcaggggggaccccaaaatccatgcggggggaccccaaaatccatggggggggaccccaaatcaATGAGGAGGACGCCAACATCAACGGGGGGACCCCGAAATCCAtggagggaccccaaaatctaCAGGGTGCCCAATTACAATGGGGGAGGGGGGCCGAAatccatggggggggggggcaaaatcaATGGAAGGGGCCCAAAATCCATgcggggggaccccaaaacccatggcggggacccccaaatccacgagggggggccccaaaatcAATGGGGGGGACCCCAACACCCACgggggggaaccccaaaacccacggggcttggggggggccCCCGAAACCtggaggcccccccccccggcgctgaGCCCGTGGCGCAGTGGAGGAGCAGCTGGCGGCGCTCGAggggctctggcagcagcagcgcggTGAGGCCGCGCTCCCAGcgcgccccggggccgtgccccccccccccatgccccccccccctttcccagcACGCCCTgggccgtgccccccacccccgccccccccctcatgcccctgtccccccccccccagaggcgCTGCGGGTGGCGCGGCTGCGCTGGGAGGAAGTGGAGGCCGAAGGGCAAAGGTcagcggggggcggggccgcggccccccccgggtgACCCCTGACCCTCAGCGCCCTCTGACCTCTGATCCCTCTGACCCCCCTCCGTGACCCTTGACCCCTCTGACCCCCAGCTGACCTCTGACCCTCCCCAGCAACCCCTCTCCTGGCATCCTGCTGACCTTTGACCCCAACCATCCCCTGGGGACCCCTGACCCCGAATGTCCGCTGACCCCTGGTGACCCTTGACCCCTCTGACCCCCCTCCGTGACCCCTGACCCCTCCGACCCCTCCTGGTGACCTCTGACCCCTGCAACCTCCTGTGACCCCTGACCCCTGCAACCCCTCTGTGACCCCTGACCCCTCCTGGTGACCCCTGACCCCTCCAACCCCCGTGACCCTTGACCCCTCCAACCCCTCCCCGTGACCTCTGACCCCTGCAACCCCCGTGACCCCTGACCCCTCCTGGTGACCCCTgacccctccaacccccccatgacccctgACCCCTCCAATCCCTTGGTGACCCCTGacccctccaacccccctgtgacccctgaccccccccggtgccctctGACCCCGCGTCCCCCGCCCTCCGACCCCGCAGGCGCCGCCAGCTGTGCGAGGGCCGCCAGCAGGACCtggagggggcgggggcgcAGCGGGGACGCCTGCGGCACCTCCGCCGGGGACACAGGTGGGGGACACGGGCGGCTCACGGGCGGCACAGGCGTGTCACGCGTCCCCACGCGTGTGTCACGCGTCCCCACGCATGTGTCACGTGTCCCCACGCGTGTGTCACGCGTCCCCACGGGCGTCCCCCCGCAGGCAGGACTTCTGGCGGCAGCTCGACGCGCTGATGGAGGAGCACAAGCGGCTGCAGGAGGCGCACGtgagccccgtgtcccccccggtgtcccccccggtgtccccccggtgtcccctcccgtccccgcGCCCTCACCCGGTGTCCCCACAGTCCCCGGCCGCGCTGCAGGCCGAGCTGGTGCGCCTGGAGGCCGCGAGGGACGAGCTGCTGAGGCAGGGTGAGCGGCCCCGctgtcccctccccgtccccgctgtcccctccccgcccccgatgtcccccccgtgtccccgatgtcccccccgtgtccccaatgtcccccccgtgtccccaatgtcccccccccagaagCCGTCGAGGCGCAGCTGGGCCCTGAGGCGCGCGTGGCCACGTGagtcccctccccgtcccctcggGGACACCGCCGTGTTTCCCCGCCACCCCCACCCCGCCTTGGGGACACCGCCgtgtcccccctgtcccctcccgtccccttggggacaccgccgtgtcccccccgtcccctcctgtccccgtgGGGACGCAGGTGGCTGCTGCAGCGGGAGAaccggggggcgcgggggcgccTGGGGGCGGCCACCAGCCAGCGGCAGGCCCGGCTACGGCGCAGGGACAGGTGGGTGTCCCCTCGTGTCCCCTCGTGTCCCCTCGGCGTCCCCtcggtgtccccgtgtcccccgggGACCGCCCGGTGCcacccccgctgtccccaggctggccgaggagctggagcagctgcagcgccCCGGGGAGGCGGCGCAGTGAGGGCGGCGGTGGCGCCGCGGTGGCACCTGTCACCGCCTTGTCACCTGTCACCGCCTTGTCACGTGTCGCCGCGCCTTGTCACGTGTCGCCGCGCCTTGTCACACGTCGTTATGTTGTCACACGTCGTTACGTTGTCACACGTCGTTACGTTGTCACACGTCACCGCGTCGTCGCGTTGTGTCTTCGTCCCCGCCGCGTGTCCCTTGCGGCTTCCTGGCCCCCTGGGCCCCGacttgtccccgtgtcccccgatgtccccgaTGTCCtcatgtccccatatccccagaTCCCCATGTCCCAGTGTCCCAAAGTCCCCATGTCCTGTATCCCTGTGTCCCACGTCCCAGCATCCCCATGTCCGgatgtcccagtgtccccatgtccccatgtcccaatgtccccgtgtcccagtgtccccatgtcactatgtccccatgtcccaatgTCCCAaagtccccatgtccccacacaCCCATGTCcagatgtccccatgtccccgtgtccccgtgtccccatgtcccatgtcCCACATCCCAGTGTCCCCGTGTCAttatgtccccatgtcccaaagtccccatgtccccacacatccatgtccccttgtccccatgtccccatgtcccatgtccctgtgtccccatgtcccagtgtcccacgtccccacgtcctATATCCCTGTGTCCAgatgtcccatgtccccacatcacaacgtccccgtgtccccctgtccccatatcgccttgtcccaatgtccccatgtccccatgtcccaatgtccccatgtcccagtgTCCCATGTCCcacatcccagtgtccccatgtccccatgtcccagtgtccccatgtcccaatgTCCCAaagtccccatgtccccacacaCCCATGTCcagatgtccccatgtccccgtgtccccatgtccccatgtcccagtgtcccacgtccccacgtcctATATCCCTGTGTCCAgatgtcccatgtccccacatcccaacatccccgtgtccccctgtccccatatcgccttgtcccatgtccccatgtccccatgtcccagtgtcccaacgtccccatgtcccacatcccatgtcccatgtccccagtccagatgtccccatgtcccaatgtccccaagtccccatgtcccagtgtcccatgtccccatgtccccacatcccaaCGTCCCTGTGTCCTTATGTCCCCATATCGCCCTGTCCagatgtccccacatccccatatcccatgtccccatatcgCCCTGTCCagatgtccccacatccccatgtccccgtgtccccgtgtccccatgtccccgtgtccccgtgtccccatgtccagATGTCCCCAGAtccgtgtccccacaccccaatgtccctgtgtccccatatccccatgtccccatgtccttaTCTCCCCATGTGCCCctgtcccaatgtccccatgtccccacgtccccatgtccccacgtccccctgtccccaaatccccctgtccccgtacGCCCCCGTCCCGCCCCCAACATGGCCGCCCCCACTGGCGGCCGCCATCTTGCCCCCTCCCACGCCGCCATTTTGTCCCCGCCCCGCGCAggcgccgccgccattttgggGTGGGCGGGCGGgttcggggagggggggacggTTACCGGAAGCGGAAGTCGCGGCCTCAGTTCCACTTCCGGCGGGGCGGCCGTGAGGGGAGAGCGGcggcgacaaagatggtgaggggcggggggcggcggcgggcccggggggggggtcctttgggtgccccctcccctccttggtgtcccctcacccccccccccccccccatggggccCCTTTGGGTCCCAACGCATCGGGGGCCGCTCGGGtccccccctttctcccccccccccccccccccctcggtgccccccccctcccgggaTCCCCTCCTGTCAccccccccttgtgccccccccatgaGGTCCCCTCgtgactcccccccccccccccccaaaaatggggtCCCTTCGTGTCCTCTCCCGTCTttgtgcccccctcccccgggtcctttcgtgtccccccccccctcggagCGGTCCCCtcgtgagcccccccccccccgaaaggGGTCCCTGTTCCCGTCTCTCCTCCCCTTTGTGCACCCCCCCCCATGGGGTCCCCATGTCCGtgcccaccccccccggggtcccttgttgccccccccccttttttgtgcccccccctttttgtaTCCCTGCTTTGTGCCCCCCTATGGGGTCCCttcacgtcccccccccccaaaagggtTCCCTTTGTGCCCCCACCCCGATGGGTTCCCCTCACGCCCCCCCAATGGGATCtttccgtgccccccccctttacaTCCCCCGCTTCACATCCCCACAAACCGGGGtccccctttgtgcccccccctttACAACCCctccctttgtgcccccccctttGTGCCCCTCCTTGACCCCCCCTTTTttgtcgccccccccccaggacagcGAGTTCTCGGACGCGGAGGCGGGCCCGGGGGGGGAGGAGAACGCCCCCGTGTACTGCGTGTGCCGCAAGCCCGACATCAACTGCTTCATGATGtgaggggggggcaccgggggggggggcaccgggggggtggggggcactggggggagggctttttggggggggtattggggtgggttgtttttttttgggtgggggggggggtaccgggatgtggggtcctttgggggggggagcatTGGgatatgggggtgggggggggcaagggggtcggggggggcactggggtgggggtttttttggggggacaccgggactgggggggggtctttggggggggttgtcaggttttggggtcttttagGGGCACGGGGCCACAAggtcctttggggggggggcatgggggtgcggggccctttgggggggggcacgggggcgcggggccctttggggggggcacgggggcgtGGGGccctttggggagggggcacccaGGTCCTGTAGGTTTGGGGTGGTGGCACCTGAATGCGGGGGTCCCCTTGGGGGCGACGGCACGGGGATACCGGGGTCCTTTTGGGTTTGgggtgtcacccccccccccccgggaccccgcgTCCCCCCGTTTCGGGGTcagggggcagccccaggacaCGGCGCCcccctgggggtgtccccgcAGCGGCTGCGACAACTGCAACGAGTGGTTCCACGGCGACTGCATCAACATCACCGAGAAGATGGCCAAGGCCATCCGCGAGTGGTACTGCCTGCAGTGCCGCGGTGAGacgccccccccaaccccccccccgggggtctgGGGACCCCGCTGACGtcccccccctgtccccaaagaGAAGGACCCCGGCCTGGAGATCCGCTACCGGCACAAGAAGTCGCGGGAGAAGGAGCGGGAGCACGAGAGCGCCAAGGCGCAGGAGCTGGCGCTGGAGCAGGGCCGCGCCGCCAAGGTCCGGCCTcaccccgcccccttccccggGTCCCCATCGTCACCCCCgggtccccacagcccccacgAAGGACCCCCCCCGGCTGTCCTtcctgcccccagacccccccccaatgtccccagccccgtgtccctcctgtccccaaatcGCTCAGTGCCTCCACGCCCACGCTGTCCCCTCGCTGTCCCCTGGATGTCCCCATATTGTCCCCTCGCTGTCCCCTCACTGTCCCTGCATTATTCTCTGGATGTCCCCTCACTGTCCCCACATTGTCCCCTGGATGTCCCCTCGCTGTCCCCACATTGTCCCCTCACTGTCCCCTCACTGTCCCCACGTTATCCCTTGCATGTCCCCTGGATGTCCCCTGATTATCCTCTGTCTGTCCCCTCACTGTCCCTGTTTTATCGCAGTTGCCGTCCCCTGGCTGTCCCTTCATTGTCCCCTCACTGTCCCCACATTGTCCCCGGGATGGCCCATTCCTGTCCCCGTTTTGTCCCCTCACTGTCCCCATATTATCCCCACATTGTCCCCTCACTGTCCCCACATTATCCCTTGGGTGTCCCCTGGATGTCCCCACGTTATCCTCTTGTCTGTCCCCTCACCGTCCCCATTTCAGCCCCCGGATGTCCCCTTGCTGTCCCCTCATTGTCCCCTGGATATCCTCTCACTGTCCCCTCGTTATCCCTTGGCTGTCCCCTCGCTGTCCCCGCGTTGTCCCCTGGATGTCCCCTCACTGTCCCTGCATTATCCCCTGGATGTCCCCACATTATCCCCTGGATGTCCCTTCACCGTCCCCATATTAAGTCCTGGGTGCCCCCTTATCGTCCCCTGGATGTCCCCTCCGTTTCCCCACATCATCCCCTCCCTGCACCCGTGCTGTCTCCTCGCTCTCCTCATAttgtcccctccctgtcccctccctgtcccccgCAGATCAAGCGCTCCGCCCGGATGTGCGGGGAGTGCGAGGCGTGCCGGCGCCCCGAGGACTGCGGGCAGTGCGACTTCTGCCGCGACATGAAGAAGTTCGGCGGCCCCAACAAGATCCGCCAGAAGTGCCGCCTGCGGCAGTGCCAGCTGCGCGCCCGCGTGagtcccctgtcccctccgtGTCACCCGTGTCCCCTCTGTGTCACCCGCGTCCCCTCCGTGTCGCCCCTGTGTCACGCGTCTGCGAGTGCCAGCGCTTCGCGGCGTGCCCCGCGTTGTCCTTGTGTGTGTAACGGGGTGGTGGCGTGTCCCCCCGTCTGTCCCCGTGTCATTATTTGGGTCCCCAACGTGTCCCCGTGTCCATATTTGTGTCCCTGTGTCTGTCCTGGCTGTCCCCATGTCTGTATTTGtgtccccaacgtgtccccTTGTCCATATTTGTGTCCCCGACGTGTCCCCATGTCTGTCTCGTCTGTCCCCGTGTCCATATTCGTGTCCCCAATGTGTCCCCATGTCAATATCtgtccccaacgtgtccccGTGTCTGTATTTATGTCCCCATGTCTGTCCTGTCTGTCTCTGTGTCCATATTTGTGTCCCCAGCGTGTCCCCATGTCCGTATTTGTGTCCCCAGCGTGTCCCCATGTCCGTATTTGTGTCCCCAGTGTGTCCCCGTGTCTGTCCTGGCTGTCCCCATGTCCATATTTGTGTCCCCAACATGTCCCCGTGTCTGTCTTGTCTGTCCCCGTGTCCATATCTGtgtccccaacgtgtccccGTGTCCGTATTTGTGTCCCCAACGTGTCCCTGTGTCCATATTTATGTCCCCACGTGTGTCCTGTCTGTCTCTGTGTCCGTATTTGtgtccccaacgtgtccccaTGTCCGTATTTGTGTCCCCAGCGTGTCCCCATGTCTGTCCCGTCTGTCCCCTTGTCCGTATTCGTGTCCCCAACATGTCCCTGTGTCTATATTTACGCCCCAGTGTGTCCCCGTGTCTGTCCCCGTGTCCATATTTATGTCCCCAACGTGTCCCTGTATCCATATTTATGTCCCCAACGTGTCCCTGTATCCATATTTAtgtccccaacgtgtccccCTGTCTGTCCTgtccgtccccgtgtccccatgtccatCCCCGTGTTCCCGATGCGTTCTGTGTGTCCTCCATCTGTCCCCGCCACGTGTCCCCGTGTCTCCTCTGTGTCACCCgtcccgtgtccccgtgtcatCCCGTCCCTTTGTCACCCTGTCCCGTgttgtccccgtgtccctgacgtgtccccacgcccccccctgCTGTCCCTGACGCGTCCTTTCCTCCCCCCAGGAATCCTACAAATACTTCCCGTCCTCGGTGAGTCACCCGTGGCCCttcccgggggggctggggggtcccgctgggggggggccggggtccCCAAAACACCGGGGTGCcactgggggggtcctgggtccTGTTAGGGGGGGTCCTGAGCGCCacgggggggtcttggggaccttagggggggtcttggggacattAGGGGAATTCTTGcgggatgtgggggggggtcttagggatattgggggggggttggggatgttagggggtcttggggacattgggggggggtcttggggacattgggggggtcctggggatgTTAGGGGTGTTCTTGGGGACCTTGGGGGGGTCTTGGTGACCTTGGGGGGGGTttcggggacattgggggggtcttgggagGGGTCCTGGGCACCTTAGGGGGGTCTTGGGGCCCGCAGTGGGGGTCCTTTGCCCTACGGGGGGGCCCCGGGTCTGCTGTGGGTCCCTATAGGGGGTCCCCTGGGTGCTTGGGGAGGGGTCCTGGGTCCTCCCCCTGACCgcgggggtgggggtgggggaatttgggggtcC
The nucleotide sequence above comes from Anser cygnoides isolate HZ-2024a breed goose chromosome 29, Taihu_goose_T2T_genome, whole genome shotgun sequence. Encoded proteins:
- the SYCE1 gene encoding synaptonemal complex central element protein 1 isoform X2; translated protein: MGWDKAHTVWVPVPRGSAILSLSRPPFCLRDKAGRGIAERKKWGSVRGKKEEKPRKKERREAGGARPPSLPGGAMEEAAQGSGHGGGEELPTPPAQGGPRVEALLARIRALHQACQARAQELAEAQGHSEELRRHLEQLEEQLAALEGLWQQQREALRVARLRWEEVEAEGQRRRQLCEGRQQDLEGAGAQRGRLRHLRRGHRQDFWRQLDALMEEHKRLQEAHSPAALQAELVRLEAARDELLRQEAVEAQLGPEARVATLAEELEQLQRPGEAAQ
- the SYCE1 gene encoding synaptonemal complex central element protein 1 isoform X1; the encoded protein is MGWDKAHTVWVPVPRGSAILSLSRPPFCLRDKAGRGIAERKKWGSVRGKKEEKPRKKERREAGGARPPSLPGGAMEEAAQGSGHGGGEELPTPPAQGGPRVEALLARIRALHQACQARAQELAEAQGHSEELRRHLEQLEEQLAALEGLWQQQREALRVARLRWEEVEAEGQRRRQLCEGRQQDLEGAGAQRGRLRHLRRGHRQDFWRQLDALMEEHKRLQEAHSPAALQAELVRLEAARDELLRQEAVEAQLGPEARVATWLLQRENRGARGRLGAATSQRQARLRRRDRLAEELEQLQRPGEAAQ